One window from the genome of Hyphomonas neptunium ATCC 15444 encodes:
- a CDS encoding cytochrome c-type biogenesis protein encodes MKALLATLLIAFAAGAPLDDPDAELRAQALMREVRCVACENEPVSQSSAPIAEDMRTRIREMVAEGATDTEIRDWFVSRYGEFVLFRPPARDPASWLLWTLPFILLGAGAGIGIVLARNAKRKNGEVEAEDA; translated from the coding sequence ATGAAAGCGCTTCTCGCCACCCTCCTCATCGCCTTTGCCGCCGGCGCCCCTCTGGACGATCCGGATGCAGAGCTGCGCGCCCAGGCTCTGATGCGGGAAGTGCGCTGCGTCGCCTGCGAGAACGAGCCGGTGTCGCAATCGTCCGCCCCGATTGCCGAAGATATGCGCACCCGCATCCGCGAGATGGTGGCCGAGGGCGCCACCGATACCGAGATCCGGGACTGGTTCGTCAGCCGCTATGGGGAATTCGTGCTGTTCCGTCCCCCGGCGCGCGACCCCGCCAGCTGGCTGCTCTGGACGCTGCCCTTCATCCTGCTGGGCGCGGGCGCGGGCATAGGCATCGTGCTCGCCAGAAACGCGAAGCGCAAAAACGGCGAAGTTGAAGCTGAAGACGCCTGA